The window TTCATAATAAAGTCCTCCTGTTTTTAGTTTATCATAAAAAGATTTTTTTATTTACAGACTTTTTATCACAGGCTCCCTGTACAATACAGAATTCAATCCTTACAGTGTTTTTGAGATAACTGCCCAATTTTTAGACCACTTCATCAGTATCTTTTTTGATATAATTTCTTAATTTTCACAATTGATATTTGTCAGTTCTCCGGTTTCTGTATTTGCAGTAGCTTCGCAAGCACCGATAACTTTAGCTCCAAAAGCATTGTTACCACGGAATTTGGTCACAACATAGATTGTCTCACCGTTATCTTTATATCTTGTTTCTACGTGTTCGTAACTTTTAGCATCGTTCATATTACTTTTTATATATTCAGTCAAATTTTTATGAGAACCGTCCCAAGAACTGAATTGTTTTTCTATTAATTTCATTCTTTCTTCTTTTGCTTTCGCCTCTGCTTCAGCTTTTAATCTTACTTTTTGTTCTTCTCTTATTTTATCACTATTATTATCATTTTTAATTTTTTGTAATAATAGTGTATTCAAAGATTCATTTGCTAGAAATTGTTTATTCAGTTTTCCTTCTTTAGCCTGCTTGTATTCATTATCTGTTAAAGTCCCAATAATATTGTTGATAAATTCAGTTTGTTCTAATTTATCAATTTCACCTTTTAATTTTTTAGACTCTTCATTAGAATTTTTCTCAATTGATTTTTCAAGACTTTGTTTAGCTTCTGAAAGTTTTCCTTGCTTAATCTCTTCGATAGCTTGAGTGTATAATTTATTCGAGTCTTTTTCTTGGGCAGCACCGTTAACCATTGCAATGATGAAAAATATACCAAATGCAACAGATAATATTATTTTAGTTTTTTGTGTAAATCCTTTATTGATCCAAAGTAAAATAAGACCGATCGGGAAAATAAACAGTAAAAATAATATTATAACCCATTTTTTCTGATACCATTTTAGTTTTTCCAATTTTAACCTCCTCAAAAATTTAATAGCAAGTATATAATATCATATTTGGTGTAAAAATTTAATATAGATAAAAAAATAATTTTTAACTTTTATTATTATTTTATAAAATAAATGAAAATATTGTTTTGAAAATTGATATAGAATTATATAGAGCTTTGGAAATGAGAGCGACAGAAAAATACAGAGACTAAAAAAATACTCAAAAGAAAGCAAATAAAAAAAGGGTGAAGGCTCTTTTTAATTTATAAATTTCTGTTGCCATTTTTATTGCCATTAAACAAAAAAAATAGTAGAATAGTAAGAAACATGAAAAAAACAAAAAATGAAATAAATATATATATTATCCTTATTTTTAGATACTCTCAAAGGATAATAGGACAAATGAAAAAATAGTAATAGAAGATAGGTTCATATTATGTTAATATATTAATGTTATCGGGAGATTTATTTAAGGAAGTGGAAAAGTATGAAATATATTTTATATTTTAATGAGATAAATAAGGAAAAACTCCATCTTACAGGGGGAAAAGGGATTAATCTCGGAGAGTTATTTAATAATAAATTTGTTGTTCCGGAAGGTTTTTGTGTAACTACAGAAGCCTATGACTTGCTTATGGAAAACAAAACATTAAAAGAGATGACCAAAGAACTAAACACGCTTGATTATAAAAATACAGACTCAATAGCTGAGGCTGCAGAGAAAATAAGAAACCTAATAACTGAGACAGAGGTCTCGGAAGCAATAAAAATAGCAGTGTACGGTGCATGGAATAATCTGGGGGCATATTATGCATATGCCGTAAGATCGAGTGCAACAGCGGAAGATCTGAAAGGAATATCATTTGCAGGGCAGCAGGATACATATCTGAATATCAGAGGATATGAAAATATCGTGGAAGCTGTGCAAAAATGCTGGGCTTCACTTTTCACAGAGAGAGCAGTCGTATACAGAAATAAAAACGGATTTGACAACAGTGAGGTGAAACTTGCAGTTATAGTCCAGAGAATGATCGGATCAGAGTATTCGGGAGTTATGTTTACGGCAGATCCTATAAGCGGAAACAGAAAAGTGACAGATATAGATGCAGGGTACGGTCTTGGAGAAGCTCTGGTATCTGGGCTGGTAACTCCGGATTTTTATCAGATTCAAAATTCCGAAATAATTACAAAAAAAATAGCCAGAAAAGAAAAGGGAATTTTTCCTGACAATGAAGGCGGAGTCATAGAAGTGGAAATAGTGGATGAATATATGGAAAAGCAGGTTCTGACTGATGAGCAGATAGTGAAACTTGCGGATATAGGGCAGAAAATCCAGAAAACATTCGGCAGTCCTCAGGATATAGAATGGGGATTTTATCAGGGAAAATTTCATATACTTCAAAGCAGACCGATAACTTCGTTATTTCCTATTCCAAAGACATATGACGGCAAAGAACATGTATTTTTTTCATTCGGACATATACAGATGATGACTGATGCGATGAAACCGCTGGCGTTATCAGTTTTTGAGATAACAAGAATTTTTGATAAATTTGGTGCGGAAAATTCTGTATCTGTTCAGTATGAGGCCGGAGGAAGAATTTATATAGATTTGAGCTATCTTTTAAATGTACCGAAAGTAAGAGACAATATTTCAAATATTATGAAATATGCTGATGAGCATGGAGCACATATTATCAGGGAATTAATTGACAGAGGCGACGAGTTCGCCGCAGATGAAGAATTTACAAAAAAAGCCGAGAAATTTTTTGCTCCGATATTTTTGAAAACAGGTTTAAATTTATATGTCTGGAATGTAAACAGATTAAGAGCAAGAGGGGAAAAGTTTTTTAGAAATGAAGCATTAAAATGGGAACGAGACATAAATTCATATAATGGAATTGGAAAAATAAAAAGAATCAGATGGTATGTAAGCGGAATGCTGAATTTTCTGTTTTCCAAAGCTGTAGAATTCCCGGCGTCTGCTATGGCAGCTCAGGCAAAGATAAGAGAAATGTGTATAGAAAGCTTTGGAGAAGAAGAAACAGGGGAATTGCTTGCGCAGCTGAACATGTCTGTCGAGAATAATGTTACCAGTGATATGATGATGGAAATATATGATATGGCTGATATGGCAAGGGGAAGCAAAGAACTGGAAAATTTCATGAAGAATACCACAAATGAAACTTTCTGGGATGATTTGGAAAATCTGAAAACTAATCTGGAATTTACACTGGAAATGAAGAAATTCATCACAAAGTACGGCATGAGATGTACAGGTGAAATAGATGTAACCGTGAAAAGATGGAAAGAAGCACCTGTGGATATCCTTCCGCTTATTATGAATCATATCAGAGCAAGTGAAATGAATGAGCATCATGAAAAATTCAAAAAGGGACTTCATACAGCAAAGGAAGCAGAAGAAAAAATAATAAACGGCATAAAAGAAAAACTTGGTAATTCAAAAGCAAGAAAAGCAGCAAGATTTATAAAAATATACAGAAATATGATGGGATTCCGGGAATCACCAAAATATTTTATAGTAAAATTTCTAGATATAATGAGAACAGCTGTTCTGGATGAAGCGGAAGTATTAGTGGAAGCTGGGGTTATTGATGAGAAGGAAGATACATTCTATTTTTCTCTTGATGAAATAATCAGCATTCTGGAAGGAACATACGATGAAAGTATAGATAAAATCCTTGAAGAAAGAAAATCAGACTTTGAACTTTATAAAAAAATGACCCCTCCCCGTATGATAACAAGTGACGGAGAGATACTCAGAGATAAATCAGGGAATAACAGTGCTCCCGAAGGAGCAATTATCGGGACTGCCGCTTCAGCAGGTGTGAGAGAAGGGATAGCAAAAGTCATCCTGAAACTAAATGAAGCAGATCTGAAAGAAGGGGAAATACTGGTAACATCGTATACCGATCCTGCATGGACTCCGTTGTTTACTGCAGCAGAAGCTGTGGTAACAGAAGTCGGAGGAATGATGACACATGGTTCTGTGGTAGCAAGAGAATACGGCATACCAGCTGTAGTGGGTGCAGACGGAGCTGTCGGGAGGATAAAGACCGGTGACAGAATACGGGTAAACGGAACAGAAGGATATGTGGAAATAATAGAAAAAACAGATTAATAAAAAACACTTTTCAATAACTTTGTTTAGAGAAAAGTGTTTTTTTCTTAAAAAATATAAATCAGACAAGGTATTAATACCTTAAAAATGTTTTACCCTTGAATTATGAAGCCGCATAAAGGTAATGAAAGCTCCGATTATACACAGCACACCGGCAGTTATATAAACATATTTTGCAGAATTTATAAAAATATCGTCTCTTCCTGTAATATAGCTCGTTACTTCGTGACCTGCAAGACTGCTCATTCTGGAATAAAGCACCGCAGTGGACATAGCCGTTCCTACACTCATTCCAAGATTTCTTACCAGTGCATTTACACTTCCTGCTATACCCAGTTTATCTTTTTCTACAGTGGACATAATAAGAGAGTTATTAGGAGACTGGAATAATCCTGCGCCAAAAGCCATAACAACTACAATTAACAGAAAGATCACAGTAGGTGTATGTTCATTTAAAAGTACCATCAGAAATAAACCTATGCTTATAATTGTAAGTCCGAGAAATGTCAGAAGCTCTGATTCTATCTTATCTGAAAGTGTTCCGCTGCTTGGGGCAGTAACAGATATAATTACAGGATATGCCATCATCAAAAGGCCGGTCATTTCCGGAGAAAATTTCATAGTATACTGTAGATAAAAAGGCTGTATAATACCAACAGACGACGTAGCTATAAAGACAATAAATGCACAGAAAATACTTATGGAAAAAAGTTTTGACTTAAATATATTCAGATCGAGCATCGGGTCGGCAGTGTTTTTCTCCACATAGATAAATACTGCGAAACTTACTACAGCTATAAAAAAACATGCAAGAATAACAGGATTAGTATATTTCAGCGTTTCACCTTCGATAATAGCTATAAATAAAGATATTACAGATACAGAGAAAAGAAGAAATCCCTTTATATCAGGAAATTTCACCTTTTCATATTTCTCCTCAGGAAGAAATTTCAGACAGAAAATAAATGCAATAATTCCAATAGGGACATTTATATAAAAAATATAGTTCCAGTTAACCAGTGAAATCAAAAATCCGCCAAGGGGAGGGCCTGTCATGGAACCCAGCGCAACAAAGGTTCCGCTTAATCCCAGAGCTTTACCTCTTTCGTGTTTCGGGAAAGTCTGGGTAATAATTCCCTGACTTGTAGCCATTGCAGCGGCAGCTCCTACAGCCTGTAATGCTCTTGAAAAAATAAGCATTGTCAGTGATGAGGAAAAACCACAGAGAAAAGACCCGAAAGTAAATACAAGAACACCATATCTGAATACTCTTGTTTTCCCGGCTAAATCCCCGAGTTTTCCAAAAATAAGAATAACTGTACAGATAGTTATAAGATAGCTGGATACAACCCAGCTTACAGCTCTGTTAGAAACTCCAAGCTCTCTTGAAAGCGCCGGGAGTGCTACATTGACAATGCTTCCATCAAGTGTAGACATAAATATGAGAAGCAGAACAGTAATTAATATTATCCATTTGTTTTTATGTGAGTGAGTTTCATTCTTGTCCATATATTTCTCCTTGTTTTAGTATACAAGTATTATAGCTTATTTTATGGTATAAAACTATTTAAAAAAAATATAAAAGCCAGAAAAAGGCTGGAAACAAAGGGAAAAGAAAAAAATCGGAAAAGCCGGGATGTTTTTATAAAGTCAGATTTATGCTATAATAGAAGAAAATTCCTGAAAGGAATATCAATGAAAAAAATAATAAAAGCAAGTGCCGGAACTGGGAAAACATACAGTCTGGCTTTAGAATATATAAAAGAACTGATTCTGGGAACAGATTTCAGAAAAATATACGTAATGACATTTACGAAAAAGGCTACATCTGAAATAAGGGAGAGGGTACTTTTATTTTTGGAGGAAATAGCCGAAGGAACAGAAGCTGGTAATGAGATACTGCAAAATATAAAAAAAGCAGAGCCGGAGCTTGCAGTAAACAGGGAAAAAATGAAAATAATATATAAAGACATTATTTTTAATAAGGATAAAATAAAAATATACACAATTGATTCATTTATAAAGATCATCTTTGACAGGCTTATAGCAGAGAAAAGGCATATTTATACTTATACTGTGGATAATGATGAAAATAAGGAGATAATCGAAAATGTACTTGCAGAACTTATTTCAAACAGATATCATATGGAAAAAGTAAAAAGTTTTTTGCTGAAAGAAAGAAGAAGAGACCTTGAGGAATATGAAAATCTTATAGACCAGCTGATACAGAACAGGTGGAAGTTTGAATTCATAGGGAATAACAGGATTTTAAGGGAAAAATACAAAGAAACAGATCTTTTGGAAGAGACTGAAAGACTTTTGATTATTTCAGACGAAGTGACGTCACTTTCAGAACTCGGCAGAGAAGAAATTCTCAAAGAGCCATTTTTGTCATATAATAATTTTTCCGGTAAGGATGAAAAACAAAAATATTTTGTGAAAAATATAAGGGAATTTTTGAAGGCTTCAAGTGATGTAATCTGGAACGGGAATAAAACCAGAGGAAATAAGTATAAAGAAGGAATAGAAAATTTTCGCGAAGAATACAGAGCATATAAAAAAGTTCTTGCCAAACATATATTCAATGAAGAGATCATCAGCTACGAAAAGGATTATTTTGAAATTTCCGATATAATTTTCGGGATATATGACCAGATCAGGTTTTCGGAAAAATCATTTAATAATAATGACAGAACGATATATACATATAAACTTCTTATGGAAAATAACAGATATATAAATAACGGAAAAGTAACAGAGGAATTTTATGACTTTTTTGGAAATGAGATAGAAACTGTATTTATTGATGAGTTTCAGGATACAAGTGTACTTCAGTGGAGAATTCTGCGGGCAATAGTAGAGGGAAGCAGAAATGCCGTTATTGTGGGAGATGCGAAACAGTCTATTTACGGATGGAGAGACGGAGAGAAAAAACTGTTTGAAAATCTGGAAAATATACTGGACGGCGACGTAACTGTGGACTCTCTGGTAAAAACATACAGAACAAAAGAGAAAGTCATGTTATTTTTAAACAGCTTTTTTAATAATATAAATGAAACATGGGATTATGAAGAGGTGGAGTATAATTCCCCGGAAGGATATCTGGAGCTGAATGTATATAATAATGATAATTCCGAAATAGATACATCAGAAGAGATAATAAGAGATATAACAGCTTCCCTGAAAGAAAACGGGAATTACAGAAATACTGCAATTATAGCAAGAAAAAACAGTGAACTGTCAAATATAGCGGTTTATCTCGAGACTAATAAAATACCGTTCATATTGGAAAGTAACAAAACACTGAAAGAATACGAAGAAACCGAGGCTGTATTCTATCTGCTGCACTTTTTGGTTTATAAAGATTTTATATCTCTTGTAAAATTTTTGAGAAGCGACTTTGTAGATATAAATGCTGAGGATCTAAGGTATATACTGGAAAATAAACATAAAATACAAGGATATATTGAAGGCAGGGAAGAGCATCCGGGAGTACTGGAAGAATTTTTTAAAAAGATAGTTATATTGGAAAAAATGGAGTATACTGATAAAGTAAGGTATATTTTTGAGAATTTTAACATAATAAAAAAAGAGAAAAGCAGTATTGTGTATAAAAATATTCTATATCTGTATAATCTTATGCTTAAATTCGAGTCAATGGAAGAGTTTCTCGCTAAAACAGAGGAGAACAGAGAATTACTGTCAATTCAGGGACTTAATGAGACTAATGCGGTAATATTGACAACAATACATAAATCAAAGGGTCTGGAATATAATACAGTATATTATCTGATAGACTCTTCAGGGAAAAAGGGAAATAACGGGGGAGCGCTTGAGTTTCTCGTGGAGCTTTCTGATACTTTCACCAAAGTGGAAGATTATATAATTTTTAACAGCAGAAACAGAGGAATAATAGAACTTTTGGAAGAATACAGAAAGCTGCCGAAAAACAGCGATCTGAAAGAGGAAGATGAAAAGATAAATAATCTATATGTGGCACTTACAAGGGCGAAATCTAATTTATACATATTTTACTATACAGGGAAAAAAGGTTTCAGGGGTGACAGTCTGGAAAAGGCTCTTTACAAAGCTTCGGGAATGGAAATGGAAGAAATATTAAATTCTTTTTATTCAGACGGAACATGCGGAAATCAAGAAGAAACAAATAAAAATACAGAAAAAAAATCAATAAATATAAAGAAATATTTTATAGAAAATAAAAAATATGATAAAATAGTAAAAAGTACAAAATCATTAGAAATAGAAAACTCAAGAAAAGAAGGGCTGGCTGTCCATTATTATTTTGAAAATATAAAGTACGCAGGGGAAGAAGAAAGATATTTTGCCAGATCTCAGGTATTCCAGAAGTATGGAAATATGCTGGGGAAATCCAAACTGGAAGAAATTTTCAGAAGAGCGGATAATTTTATTTTTGGTAATAAGGAGCTTTTTAGCAGAACATGGGAAGTTTTTAATGAATTTGAAATTACAGATGGTGTGACAGGTGAAGTTTACAGGATAGATAAATTGCTATTAGACAAGACCGGTAAAAAGGCGGTTATTTTAGATTTTAAAAGCGGAGAAATTCATAATCAGGAGCAAATTTTAAAATATGAAGAAATATTAAAAGAAAAACTTCCGGATTATGATTTCAAAAAAGAGTTCATCAGATTATAGTAAAGGAGTAAGAATGAGGAAGTTTCTAGTAACATTAATTTTAGTTTCGGCAGTAATTTCTTGTAATAAAGATGATGCAATGGATGATAACATCCTAAACGGTACCTATGCAAAAAAATTTAATATAATTCATTATAAAACGAATCCTATGTATGATGTAGATAAAAAAACCTTTGAAATACTCAATTTTGACTATGCTAGAGATAAGGATCATATATATTTCGGAAACAAAATAATAGACGGGGCAGACATAGACAGTTTTGCGATAGTGGGCGATTATATGTCCAAGGATAAAAATAATGTATATTATCGTGAAAATATTCTGGAAGGTGCAGACCCTGAAACATTTTTTGCAATAGGAGGAGAGCTCCCTAAATATTTTTCAGACAGGAAAAAAATCTATAACAGAGAAGGAAAACCTTTGGACATTAATATTGATAAGTTTAGACTATTAATGGAAAACTATGTTATAGATGATAAAAATGTATATTATGACGGAAGAAAAATAAGCGGTGCGGATATAAAGACTTTTACCCCGCTTTCTGATACATATTCCAAGGACAGCAATCATGTCTATATGGAATATAGGGTAGTAGAGGATGCAGATCCCGAAACATTTGTAATAGTACCGGATATGAGCAAAAAGAAAAGTGAAATATACACTAAAGATAAAAGTCATGTCTATTATTATGGTGAGATTATAAAAGACGTGGATTCCGGGACATTTGTCCAAATCGGGAATATATATGCCAAAGATAAAAATCATATTTATGAATCAAAGCAGATTCTGGATATTGATATAAACAGCTATAAAATATGGGAAAACGGGATTTATATAAAAGACAAGACAAAAGTTTACTGGGGAAGCATGCCTGTGGAGGGTGTAGATCCTGAAACTTTTGAAGAACTTGGAGAAGAAAATCTTGCCAAGGATAAAAATCATGTATACAGCGGTGATTCAGTACTTGAAAAGCTTGAGCCTGCATTGCTTAAATATATAGGCGGTCCTTATTATCTTTATAAAAATAATGTGCTGTATCTGGGAAGTGCTTCACTTCTTGGTAAAAAGAGGAAGCTTGAGACGGATATAGACGGGAAAAGTTTTGTATATATGGGTGATGAGCTGATTAAGGACAAAAAGAATGTGTATTATGCGGGGCAGCGACTGAAAGAGGTCAATCCTGAAGATTTGAACACAGCAGAAGATGCAAAAAAGCTTAGAAAAAAAATTATCAACGGAATTTTAGGTATACAAAAACAGAGAAGGTAAAAAATATTAAAGGAGAAAAAGTTATGGGTAGAAATTTTAGATTTTTAGTATTTATGATTTTTTTGACAGCTTCGGTTTTTGGAGATGTGCAGACGGTTATTTCAGGCGGGCCTGTGGAACTTAGTCCTGCGTCTATAGTAAAAACTGTTAAGCCTGAAAGTAAATTTTTTGATATAATTACACTTACTAATCGTACAGACAAAAAATTAAAGTTTTGGACAAGCAGTGCACTTTTTTATACTGATGACAAAGGCAATAAATATGAGATAGAGCTGAAAAAGAAAACATCATGGAGTTTCAGCCCTGTTATCGGTGTGGGAATAGGCATAGGTTCCGGAGGAAGAACACGTACAGGAACAGGAGTAGGTGTGGAGGTTTCTCCTGACGGAAGGAACAGCAGCTATGTAATAGAGACAGCGTCAGGACTAAATTTTAAGGCAAATGAGGAGAAGACTCTTACAGTAAATTTTGATATTTCGGATTTGAGAGTGAAAAATAATAAGAATATGCGTATAACAGAAGGGAAACTTACAGGAGAAGTAATCCTTGAGGACAGAAGCAAGACTTATTCGGATATAAGAATACCAATAGAAATAAATATAGAGCAATAGTAAATATGTTAAAATTATCCCTGAAATGAGGCTGTTTTAGAATTTCAGGGTTTTTTACTGCACATTTTCTTTTGGGAATAATATTTTTACTAAAACTATGCTATAATGTAACAATATAATATTTAAATTTATAAATTTCTGTTTTCACAAAATAGATATATTTTTATTATAGAATGAATAATCGTTTTAAAAAGCTGTTGATTTGATAAAAATATACCAGAAAGAAACTTAATAAGATTTTCAGGCAGAAAAATAAAATTTAGAATAACAATATTAAATGAAAATAACAAGGAGGATTTATGAAAAAGATTATATTATTTTTGATCAGTATGGCATTAGTATTCTCAATTACAGGATGTAAAGCCAAAAAAGCAGTTACTGCTGAAGAATTCAAAAGTAAAATGACACAGAAAGGATATCAGATAGTCGATATTTCTGAAAAATACGCAGGAAAAGGGGCTAAGGCAGTATTAATAGCCATGAAAGACGGATACCAGATAGAATTTTATGTAACTGAAAATAAAGATTATGCTGTAGGTTCATATAATCTGAATAAAGAAAAAATTGAGAAAACTAAAGGAAACAGTATGGTAGAAACTCAGAAATCTATAGGAAATGTTTCTAAATACACCTTAAAAAGCAACTCTTCATATAAAGTGGTATCAAGAGTAGGGGAAACCTTTATCTATCTTAATGTTCCGGGATCAAAAACTGAAGAAGTAAAAGAAATACTGAATAAACTTGGTTATTAATTTTTTATAATATGCGGGAGCGGAAAGAGAAATATTAGAGCATTATAATTAAAAGATTTTTTGAAATTTATAATTGAATAAGTAAAGAAGAGACAGTTGTTTTAGTGCTGTCTCTTCTTTCATATTTCAGATAAGAAGTGAAAATTATTTTTTGTTTATAATTTTATAATCATCATCTGCAATACTGCCCCAAAAATAGATATGATTTTTATCTCTTACGAAATTATCATCTAAAATTTCGAAAGAATCAGGATCAGAATCTTTTATTGTCAGTCCGTCATAGTAAATATAGTTCTTATCAGCTGCATATTCGTCGTTAAGAATACGAAAAGTCTTTGTATCGGCATTTTTCACTGCGGCTTTAAAATAATATACATTTTTCTTATCTTTTGCATATGAATGGTTTAATGTTTCAAAACTTGTGGTATCTGCTTTGTCTATAACATTCCCTTCAAAATATACACGGCTTTTATCTTTTGCATACATGCCGTCA of the Sebaldella sp. S0638 genome contains:
- a CDS encoding phosphoenolpyruvate synthase, with product MKYILYFNEINKEKLHLTGGKGINLGELFNNKFVVPEGFCVTTEAYDLLMENKTLKEMTKELNTLDYKNTDSIAEAAEKIRNLITETEVSEAIKIAVYGAWNNLGAYYAYAVRSSATAEDLKGISFAGQQDTYLNIRGYENIVEAVQKCWASLFTERAVVYRNKNGFDNSEVKLAVIVQRMIGSEYSGVMFTADPISGNRKVTDIDAGYGLGEALVSGLVTPDFYQIQNSEIITKKIARKEKGIFPDNEGGVIEVEIVDEYMEKQVLTDEQIVKLADIGQKIQKTFGSPQDIEWGFYQGKFHILQSRPITSLFPIPKTYDGKEHVFFSFGHIQMMTDAMKPLALSVFEITRIFDKFGAENSVSVQYEAGGRIYIDLSYLLNVPKVRDNISNIMKYADEHGAHIIRELIDRGDEFAADEEFTKKAEKFFAPIFLKTGLNLYVWNVNRLRARGEKFFRNEALKWERDINSYNGIGKIKRIRWYVSGMLNFLFSKAVEFPASAMAAQAKIREMCIESFGEEETGELLAQLNMSVENNVTSDMMMEIYDMADMARGSKELENFMKNTTNETFWDDLENLKTNLEFTLEMKKFITKYGMRCTGEIDVTVKRWKEAPVDILPLIMNHIRASEMNEHHEKFKKGLHTAKEAEEKIINGIKEKLGNSKARKAARFIKIYRNMMGFRESPKYFIVKFLDIMRTAVLDEAEVLVEAGVIDEKEDTFYFSLDEIISILEGTYDESIDKILEERKSDFELYKKMTPPRMITSDGEILRDKSGNNSAPEGAIIGTAASAGVREGIAKVILKLNEADLKEGEILVTSYTDPAWTPLFTAAEAVVTEVGGMMTHGSVVAREYGIPAVVGADGAVGRIKTGDRIRVNGTEGYVEIIEKTD
- a CDS encoding MFS transporter, with product MDKNETHSHKNKWIILITVLLLIFMSTLDGSIVNVALPALSRELGVSNRAVSWVVSSYLITICTVILIFGKLGDLAGKTRVFRYGVLVFTFGSFLCGFSSSLTMLIFSRALQAVGAAAAMATSQGIITQTFPKHERGKALGLSGTFVALGSMTGPPLGGFLISLVNWNYIFYINVPIGIIAFIFCLKFLPEEKYEKVKFPDIKGFLLFSVSVISLFIAIIEGETLKYTNPVILACFFIAVVSFAVFIYVEKNTADPMLDLNIFKSKLFSISIFCAFIVFIATSSVGIIQPFYLQYTMKFSPEMTGLLMMAYPVIISVTAPSSGTLSDKIESELLTFLGLTIISIGLFLMVLLNEHTPTVIFLLIVVVMAFGAGLFQSPNNSLIMSTVEKDKLGIAGSVNALVRNLGMSVGTAMSTAVLYSRMSSLAGHEVTSYITGRDDIFINSAKYVYITAGVLCIIGAFITFMRLHNSRVKHF
- a CDS encoding exodeoxyribonuclease V subunit beta, with product MKKIIKASAGTGKTYSLALEYIKELILGTDFRKIYVMTFTKKATSEIRERVLLFLEEIAEGTEAGNEILQNIKKAEPELAVNREKMKIIYKDIIFNKDKIKIYTIDSFIKIIFDRLIAEKRHIYTYTVDNDENKEIIENVLAELISNRYHMEKVKSFLLKERRRDLEEYENLIDQLIQNRWKFEFIGNNRILREKYKETDLLEETERLLIISDEVTSLSELGREEILKEPFLSYNNFSGKDEKQKYFVKNIREFLKASSDVIWNGNKTRGNKYKEGIENFREEYRAYKKVLAKHIFNEEIISYEKDYFEISDIIFGIYDQIRFSEKSFNNNDRTIYTYKLLMENNRYINNGKVTEEFYDFFGNEIETVFIDEFQDTSVLQWRILRAIVEGSRNAVIVGDAKQSIYGWRDGEKKLFENLENILDGDVTVDSLVKTYRTKEKVMLFLNSFFNNINETWDYEEVEYNSPEGYLELNVYNNDNSEIDTSEEIIRDITASLKENGNYRNTAIIARKNSELSNIAVYLETNKIPFILESNKTLKEYEETEAVFYLLHFLVYKDFISLVKFLRSDFVDINAEDLRYILENKHKIQGYIEGREEHPGVLEEFFKKIVILEKMEYTDKVRYIFENFNIIKKEKSSIVYKNILYLYNLMLKFESMEEFLAKTEENRELLSIQGLNETNAVILTTIHKSKGLEYNTVYYLIDSSGKKGNNGGALEFLVELSDTFTKVEDYIIFNSRNRGIIELLEEYRKLPKNSDLKEEDEKINNLYVALTRAKSNLYIFYYTGKKGFRGDSLEKALYKASGMEMEEILNSFYSDGTCGNQEETNKNTEKKSINIKKYFIENKKYDKIVKSTKSLEIENSRKEGLAVHYYFENIKYAGEEERYFARSQVFQKYGNMLGKSKLEEIFRRADNFIFGNKELFSRTWEVFNEFEITDGVTGEVYRIDKLLLDKTGKKAVILDFKSGEIHNQEQILKYEEILKEKLPDYDFKKEFIRL
- a CDS encoding DKNYY domain-containing protein, encoding MRKFLVTLILVSAVISCNKDDAMDDNILNGTYAKKFNIIHYKTNPMYDVDKKTFEILNFDYARDKDHIYFGNKIIDGADIDSFAIVGDYMSKDKNNVYYRENILEGADPETFFAIGGELPKYFSDRKKIYNREGKPLDINIDKFRLLMENYVIDDKNVYYDGRKISGADIKTFTPLSDTYSKDSNHVYMEYRVVEDADPETFVIVPDMSKKKSEIYTKDKSHVYYYGEIIKDVDSGTFVQIGNIYAKDKNHIYESKQILDIDINSYKIWENGIYIKDKTKVYWGSMPVEGVDPETFEELGEENLAKDKNHVYSGDSVLEKLEPALLKYIGGPYYLYKNNVLYLGSASLLGKKRKLETDIDGKSFVYMGDELIKDKKNVYYAGQRLKEVNPEDLNTAEDAKKLRKKIINGILGIQKQRR